Within the Natranaeroarchaeum sulfidigenes genome, the region CGATCCCAGTCGGATCCCAGTATGCCAGAGCAGTTCAAGGACGACGTGGGTCCGGGAGGCGTACTCGAACCGGCGGAGGTACTCCAGCACGTTCTCGGCCTGCTCCGACCGGAGGATCTCTTCCCGCTGCTCGTCGTCGTTCGAGAGCGTTGGGAGCAGGATCTTCTCGTGGAGGCCGCTCGGGACGGCGTCGATGGTCTCACAGAACCGTATGAATACCCGAAGGGTCTCTAACTGGGTGCGAAGGGATACGGCGTTTAGATCTCCATCCTCCTTCCGCCAGAGCCGATACTCGTGGAGCTTCCGACCCGAGAGGTCGTTCATGTCGTCGATGTCCTCTTCGTCACACCAACGGATGAAGTGGACGAGTCGATAGTGATGGGCCTGAAGCGTTCGTTCCGTCACTTCCCCTTCGCGCTCCCGGTGATACATTTCCTTTGCCGTCTCTGGATCGAGCGGTTCGAGTTCTTGGTTTCCAGTCATGGTTTTGTTTGAACCCGCGATCCACGGAGCGACCGGGATCCGTTGCCCTGTTCGACTTGTCCCCCGTCCTCGTGAGCGAAGCGAACGAGGGCTCGGAAGGCGCGCACAGCGAAGCGAGCACGTCTTCCGGCGTTCAAATCGGGGAGGGCGGACTGGTTTTCGAGTCGAATCGTAGTCGACCTCCATCGACTTGTCCCCCGTCCTCGTGAGCGAAGCGAACGAGGGCTCAGAAGGCGCGCACAGTGGAGCGAGCACGTCTTCCGGCGTTCTAAATCGGGGAGGGCGGACTTTCTCCTGCGAACAACGTGTGCAGTGAGAAATCCATCCTGAGCCGATTTGAACACGAGAGTCGCACGCTCGCGAACGAAGTGAGCGAGACCGTCTCTCATCTGTTCAATATCGGGGAGGGCGGACCTACTTCCTACCCGAATTACAGTAGATAGCCATACGGCTGTTTACACTGTTCTCAGCACCTCTAATCGGAGATCTGGATTTTCGAAATCGCGGCGAAAATCCGGATTTGAACTGGCAACCAGTCGGGGGTCCGTGCCCTCTGTCGAAATCGAGAGTGGAACCGAATCTAGATCGACCGTCAGGAGTGTGATCAGCGAAACACTTTCTCACTCATATCGAATTTCGCCGTCAGAGAGTACGCTCTCCAGCGCGTCCCAATGGAAATCTACCGCCGCTGCCCATCCAACGGGGGGATACTGGGGATTGGTGACCACACCCGACGAGTCCACTGCACTTTCGGCGATCGCTGCGACACGACATGCCGGGTGGATCGACGGATAGCCTCTAACAGCACTGTAGCCACTCCTGAACGCCTCACGGAGGGGGCCGGGATCGTCGACGTACCAGTCGGCCACGAGGTACTCCGACTTCGCTACCGAGAGCTCCGGCGGGGCCGCGAGCGGCGCTTCCCAGTCGAGCACCGCGGTGACTGACCCGTCGGCGACGAGCGCGTTACCGGGTCGGAAGTCCCAGGGGAACAGTCGTGGTGCTGCGTCCGACACCGGTATCTCCTCGAACAGTGCGCGCAGATCGTCACGTAGCGGGTCGAACGCGTCGGGGAGCCGCTCGACCGCCCGAAGACCGTACTGCCGGAACCAGCGGTTCCAGTCCGTGTGTTCGGTCCGAAACTCCCCTTCGGAGACGAGAAGTCGCCCATAGCCGTCGAACTCGAACGCCTCGTGGAGCCGAGCGAGCGCCTTTCCGAACCAGTACGCGAGATCACGTCGCGTCTCCGCGTTGACTGTGGCGAATCGTTCGTGAAGATCCGCTCCGGCCACGTATGCGGTGAGCATGTATG harbors:
- a CDS encoding phosphotransferase family protein, whose amino-acid sequence is MNKLRDVFETEPRWAAAEAALGSVEEPAVDVEPIHRGNRKRTAVVRFAGRGPVVLQVCDERTWLRTEAALLREIRGRTFVPVPPVLTAGSHNGVAYMLTAYVAGADLHERFATVNAETRRDLAYWFGKALARLHEAFEFDGYGRLLVSEGEFRTEHTDWNRWFRQYGLRAVERLPDAFDPLRDDLRALFEEIPVSDAAPRLFPWDFRPGNALVADGSVTAVLDWEAPLAAPPELSVAKSEYLVADWYVDDPGPLREAFRSGYSAVRGYPSIHPACRVAAIAESAVDSSGVVTNPQYPPVGWAAAVDFHWDALESVLSDGEIRYE